The following are from one region of the Sporichthyaceae bacterium genome:
- a CDS encoding type II toxin-antitoxin system prevent-host-death family antitoxin, with protein MTSVGVRELRQRASELLRLVEAGETVEITDRGRPVAVLAPLPGGPLARLRAAGEVEPASVSEFFEPPIASVEGAESPSAVLARLRADER; from the coding sequence ATGACGTCGGTTGGGGTGCGGGAGTTGCGTCAACGGGCCAGTGAGTTGCTGCGCTTGGTCGAGGCAGGAGAGACGGTGGAGATCACCGACCGGGGTCGACCGGTCGCGGTGCTGGCGCCGCTGCCGGGCGGGCCGTTGGCGCGGTTGCGTGCGGCGGGCGAGGTGGAACCGGCGTCGGTGAGTGAGTTCTTCGAGCCGCCGATCGCCTCGGTCGAGGGTGCGGAGTCGCCCTCGGCGGTGCTGGCCCGGTT
- a CDS encoding SDR family oxidoreductase — MTGALEGEVAVITGGAQGVGFGIAQEFLEAGATVVLTDLKQQRLDTAVAQLGPRSSGIVADVSKRSHMAQMYREVHRRHGRVDAVVANAGVGDSAPLGGITEDQFDLIYGVNVKGVLFTVQEALPLLPADGTVVIIGSTASVQALPGMSLYSGAKAAVRALVRGWIQDIKGSGVRINVLSPGAVDTPSLRIALAGASGADQVDAKVMQMGEGNPIGRLADPREIGKAAVFLCGAASSFITGVELFVDGGMAQTG; from the coding sequence ATGACTGGTGCGTTGGAAGGTGAAGTAGCCGTCATAACTGGCGGCGCCCAGGGAGTCGGCTTCGGCATCGCCCAGGAGTTTCTCGAGGCAGGCGCGACGGTCGTCCTGACCGACCTGAAACAGCAACGACTCGACACGGCGGTCGCTCAGCTCGGTCCGAGGAGTTCCGGGATCGTGGCCGACGTCTCGAAGCGCTCACACATGGCGCAGATGTATCGCGAGGTACATCGCAGGCACGGACGCGTGGACGCAGTGGTGGCCAACGCCGGGGTCGGCGACAGCGCTCCGCTCGGCGGCATCACCGAGGACCAGTTCGATCTCATCTACGGCGTCAACGTCAAAGGCGTGCTGTTCACCGTTCAGGAGGCACTGCCACTGCTGCCCGCCGACGGAACCGTCGTCATCATCGGCTCGACCGCCTCGGTGCAGGCCCTGCCCGGGATGAGCCTCTACAGCGGCGCCAAGGCCGCGGTGCGCGCCCTCGTCCGGGGCTGGATCCAGGACATCAAGGGCTCCGGCGTCCGGATCAACGTGCTCAGCCCCGGGGCAGTGGACACCCCGTCCCTGCGGATTGCCCTGGCCGGCGCGTCGGGCGCCGATCAGGTCGATGCGAAGGTCATGCAGATGGGCGAAGGCAATCCCATCGGGCGACTGGCCGACCCACGAGAGATAGGCAAAGCGGCAGTCTTCCTCTGCGGTGCTGCCTCGAGCTTCATCACCGGTGTCGAGTTGTTCGTCGACGGCGGCATGGCCCAGACCGGCTGA